A portion of the Candidatus Krumholzibacteriota bacterium genome contains these proteins:
- a CDS encoding sugar transferase yields MTIRLFDMIVSACALIVLTPLLLLIIAAINIEDSGPIFFIQTRVGIGGRPFNIFKFRTMIDGAEKTGAGLFIDGEDDFRITKTGRFLRKTSLDELPQLINIFIGDMSLVGPRPGMPMHVEEYSRRQMKRLSVLPGLTGWAQINGRNSLTWPQRIELDLSYIENRSFFLNIVIIARTIPSLIRSGGLYGARENFDFTGKEETGGRDGEKIP; encoded by the coding sequence ATGACGATCCGGCTTTTTGATATGATCGTTTCGGCATGCGCGTTGATCGTTCTGACTCCGCTGCTGCTTTTGATCATCGCGGCGATAAATATCGAGGACTCCGGCCCGATCTTTTTTATCCAGACAAGGGTTGGAATTGGCGGCAGACCTTTCAATATCTTTAAATTCCGCACAATGATCGATGGCGCTGAAAAGACCGGGGCTGGATTGTTCATCGACGGCGAGGATGACTTCCGGATCACAAAGACAGGACGTTTTCTTAGAAAGACAAGTCTTGACGAGTTGCCCCAGCTTATAAACATCTTTATCGGCGACATGAGCCTGGTCGGGCCGAGGCCGGGAATGCCGATGCACGTCGAGGAATATTCAAGGCGGCAGATGAAACGTCTCAGCGTTCTTCCCGGTCTTACCGGTTGGGCGCAGATCAATGGTCGAAATTCCCTGACCTGGCCTCAACGTATCGAACTCGACCTGTCGTATATCGAGAACCGGTCATTCTTTCTCAATATTGTCATCATAGCAAGAACGATCCCCTCCCTTATCCGGTCTGGCGGATTGTACGGAGCAAGAGAAAATTTCGATTTCACCGGGAAGGAAGAGACCGGAGGCAGGGACGGGGAAAAGATTCCGTGA